GGATCTGCACCGTCTTCCTGGCCTCGGGTCGGCCTGGTACGATGGCTCGCCGTAGGGCGCTGCCCCCCGCGAATAGGCCGTGGTACCGAAGGAGGCAGAACCGCGGGGCGGCCCGTACTTCCGCAGCTCCGCGCATGGCGGCAAAGAGCGGCACGACGTCGACGTCCGAGAGGTGATCAAGGAGCGCGCGCGTATAGGTCGCGATCCCCCCGGTGCTCGCCAGCGGCTGGACGTCGATGCCAACCCTCATGACGAAGTGTGCATGGGGAGAATCCACGTCTTCATAGTTGGGGCGTCTGGCGCCGCCGCTCTCGTCGGCCGCTCCCGCTCACCGGGTCCGACCCCTGGAGGCCGACGAGGGCTCACGGGGTGGGGGCGGGCGACCCGTCCTCGATCGGGGCGGCTTGGGCCTGCGGGATCTTGGCCTCGGCCGCGATGCGCACCCGCGCCAGGTCGCTGAAGCGATAGCGGAAGAGGGCGCGGATGGCCGCGAAGCCGTCCTTCCAGGTGATTTTCTTGCCTTCGTGGAACTGCCGGCCGTGATACGAGATCGGCACCTCGGTGATGCGATGGCCCAGCCGCAGCAGCTTGGCGGTGATCTCGGGTTCGAAGTCGAAGCGATCGGATTCGATGCGAATGGAGCGGGCGATGTCGCCGCGAATGACCTTGTAGCAGGTCTCCATGTCGGTCAGCGTCGCGCCGTAGAGCACGTTCGTGATCACCGTCAGCAGCTTGTTGCCGAACCAGTGCAGAAAGGACATCTTCTCGGGGTTGCCAAGGAATCGCGACCCGTAGACGACGTCGGCCGTGCCGGCGGTGAGCGGTTCCAGCAGCTTGACGTACTCGCCCGGATCGTATTCGAGATCCGCATCCTGCACGACCACGCAATCGCCCGTAGTATGCGCGATGCCGGTGCGGATGGCGGCACCCTTGCCCTGGTTGTGGGCGTGAAAGATCACGACCGTCCCGGGCTCCTGGCGCTGTTGCTCGAGGATGGGCCGCGTGCCGTCGCTCGAGCCGTCGTCGACCAGTACGATTTCCTTGTCGATCGGCACGGCGCGGACCTTGGCCAGGATCTGCTCGATGGTCCTGACTTCGTTGAACACGGGGATGATGACGGACAGGCGCATGGGGAGCCTCCGATACCTCTGGGCGACTAGGGGGGAAGCAGGCGTGGGCTCCTCGTCGGTGCCGAAGAGCGAGATGCGGCCAAACGCGGCAACCGCCAGGCCGATCGCCGTGACGGGCAGGATCTGGGCGGCGTGCAGGAGCACCGCGTAGCCGAGGGCAAGTTCCCGGCCGACGCCGAAGGCGGCCAACGCCGTGACGCACGACAGCTGGAACGTCCCGATGAAGCCGGGAGCCGACGGCGCGATCGTGGCCAGCGCCACGACGATCAGCGTCATGACCGCGGCGTGCAGCGGCACCTCGAGGCCGATGGCGCGCATCGTGGCGTAGTAGTAAGCGGCCTCGGCGCCCCAGGTGATCAGCGAGAGCGTGACCACGCCGACGACGCGACCGGGCCGGCGCAGCGTCGCGATGCCTTCCAGGAAGGAGGCATACATCCGCGCCAGGCGGGCCGCCAGGCCGGGCGGCAAGGCTCGCTCGAGTGCGGCGATCGCGGCGGCGCCAGCGCGGGGCCAGACGAGGTTGGCGACGAAGAACGCGAGGGCGGAACCGAAGATCAGCGAGGCCAGCAGGCCGACACCGCGCATCCACGGCACGAGCGGGTAGATCAGCGCGAGCGCGCCCAGGAGCATCAAGAGCGTGAGCCCGTCGAAGAGCCGCTCCATGACCACCGTGGTCAGGATGGCGGTCTTGCGCACCCCGGTCCTGCGCGACAACGCCACCGTGCGCACGAGCTCGCCCATCCGCGCCGGCAGGAGATTGTTGCCCGCGTAGCCCACCAGGACGAAGGGCAGGACCGTCCGGACCTTCAGGGGCGCTGACGGCGCGAGCAGCAGGGCCCAGCGGCGCGCCCGAAACGCGAAGGAAGCCAGGTAAATGGCGACGGCCGCCGCCAGCCAGCCGGGCGAGGCCGTGCGCATGACCTTCCAGACCGCGGCGAGTTCGACGTTGCGCGCCACCAGCCACAGGCACAGGGCGGAGATGCCCAGGCCCAGGACGGTCTTGACGACGGCGTTCATGCGGGCTTACGGACTACTTGAGTGTAACAGACGGTTGTCCCTCGCGACGTGGCAGTGCCACGCCGATTTCCTCCCGCACCAGGTAGAGCGGCCGTTGCTTGACTTCGTCGTAAATCCGCCCGACGTACTCGCCGATCAGGCCGATGGTCAGCAGCTGGATGCCGCCCAGGAAGAGCACCGCGACCATCAGGCTCGACCAGCCCGGGACCGTCTGGTGGAACACGAGGGCCTCGACCAGGACCCAGCAAATGGCCAGGAAGGCCATCGCCGATACGCCAAACCCCAGGTAGGTCGCCATCTGCAGCGGCATGAACGAGAAGCTCGTGATGCCGTCGAACGCGAACTTGAGCATCTTGCGCAGCGGATACTTCGTCTCGCCCGCAAAGCGCTCCTGGCGGACGTATTCGACCCCCGTCTGCCGGAAGCCGACCCAGCTGACCAGGCCGCGCACGAAGCGGTGCTTCTCGCGGATGCGCTTGAGCGAGTCGACGACCGCGCGATCCATGAGGCGGAAATCGCCCGTGTCGACCGGGATGTCGACATTGGTGATGCGGCGGATCAGCCGGTAGAACGCCGCGGCGGTCAATTTCTTGAAGATGGTCTCGCCCATCCGGTGCTCGCGGACGGCGTAGACGACCTGGTAGCCCTCGCGCCAGCGGGCCACCAGCTTGGCGATGACCTCGGGCGGATCCTGCAGATCGGCGTCGATGATCACGATCGCCTGGCCGCGGGCGTAGTCCATGCCGGCCGTGATGGCAATCTGGTGGCCGAAGTTGCGCGACAGATCCACCACGCGCACGCGATCGTCGGCGCCGGCCGCCTCGCGCATCAGATCCAGCGACCGATCCCGGGACCCGTCGTTGAGAAGATGATTTCGTAGGGCTCGCCAATGACCCCGAGTGCGGCCGTAAGCCGTGAGTGAAGCTCGGGGACGATGGCTTCCTCGTTGAAGACCGGCACGATGACCGACAGGACGGGCTCCATTCGGTCATGTTACCAGAGGTTAATTCGTTATAGTCGTTCGATGAAACACGTGGCCGTCATCGGGTCGGGCATGGCGGGGCTGACCACGGCGCTGCGGTTGCTCCAGCACGGCATGCGCGTCACGGTGTTCGAGCGGACGGCGCGTCTGGGCGGGTTGGCGTCGGCGTTCGAGATCGGCGGGGTGCCGCTCGAGAAGTACTACCACCACGTGTTCACGCACGACGACGCGCTGCGCGACCTGGCCGACGAGCTGGGCGTGGGCGATCGCCTCAAGTGGTATCCCAGCTCGGTCGCCACTTACTACGGCGGCAAGCTGTACCCGTTCCAGACGCCGCGCGATCTGCTGGCGTTCTCGCCCCTTGGCATCCTCGACCGCCTGCGCGTGGGCGCGGCCACGGTGCTCGCCCGGCGCTACAAGGATTGGGAGAGCCTCGAGGGCCGATCGGCTCATGACTGGCTCCGCGAGCAGTTCGGCGCCGCCGGGTTCAAGGTGATCTGGGAGCCGCTGATGCGCAAGAAGTTCGGCGCTTATGCCGACGAGGTCACGGCAGTTTGGATCTGGGGGAAAATCGCGCTGCGCGGCACGTCCCGCGAAAAGGGCAAGGAGCGCGAGTTGCTCGGCTACATGGCCGGGTCCTTCCAGGTGCTCTCGGATCGGATCGGCGCGGAGATCCGCAAGCTGGGCGGCGCCATCCGGCTCGAGACCGAGGTTTCCGCGATCACCCCCGAGGGCGCCACGTGGACCGTCGCACCAGCCGGCGAGCGCTTTGACGCCGTCGTGCTGGCCACGCCGCCGCGGGTCGTGACGCGGCTGCTCGAGCCCGTGCTGCCGCCGGGCGAGTTCAAGGCCTTCTCCTCGCTCAAGAGCGTCGGGGCGATCGTGTCGGTCCTCGAGCTGGACCGGCCGCTCACGCGGTACTACTGGACCAACGTCAACGACTACGAATTGCCCTTCGGCGGCGTCATCGAGCACACCAATCTGCTGCCGGCCGCCGACTACGGCGGCTCGCACATCGTGTACCTGTCGCGCTACATGCCGACCCACGAGCCATTCTGGGAGTTCTCCAACCAGGAGGTGCTCGACGCCTCGCTCCCGCACCTGGTCAAGCTCAACCCGGCGTTCGAGCGGAGCTGGGTGAAAAACGCCTGGGTCTTCCGCGAGGCCTACACCCAGCCGGTGATCGAGCGCCACTACCCGCGCCACCGGCCGCCGCTGGCCTCCGAACTGCCTGGGCTGTACTTCGGCAACATGCACCATATCAATCCCGAGGACCGCGGCATGAACTACGCGATCGCCCTGGGCGACCGCATCGCGCGGTCGATCATCGGCACCGCGCGGCTGACCCTTCGGGACGCGGAGCCGATAGCTTCGGCATGAGCCCGCCTCCGGCCCGGGGCCGGGCGCTTGCATGGGCGCTGGCGGTCGCGCTCGCGTTTCTCGTCGTCGGCATTCTGACCCTGCCGCGCTATGGCGCGACCTGGGACGAGCGTGAGAATTTCTACTCGGGCGAGGCTCACTACCATTTCCTCGCCACGGGGGACAAGACCTACCTCGACACGACCAGCAACAAGCTCCCGCCCGACGAGGCCCCCCTCTACTGGTGGGGCGCGAGTTTCCCGGATCGCTACCCGCCCGTGACCAACACCCTCGCCGCGGCGTCCAAGCATCTCTTCACCGACAGGCTGCGCTGGCTCCCGCCCGTCGACGCCTACCACCTGCCCATCGTGGCGCTGTCGGCGCTGCTCGTGTTTGCGGTCGGTGCCGTCGCCATTTCGCGCTACGGCCTGGGGCCGGGGCTCTTCGCCGCGATCGCCCTGGCGGCCTTTCCGCGATTCTTCGCCGATGCGCACAACAACATCAAGGACGTGCCCGAGGCCGCCTGGTACGGGCTGACGTTGCTGGCATTCTGGCGCGGTTTCGCGACCCAGCGGATGCGCTGGAACCTGGCCGGGGGGGTCCTGCTGGCCTGCGCGCTCGGCACCAAGCCCAACGCGCTGTTCCTGCCGATCGTCGGGGTCATCTGGCTCGGTATCTTGCCGGGGGGTCGCCTCTGGCGGCGCGAGCCCCTGGGCGTCACCTGGCCGTGGGC
This DNA window, taken from Candidatus Tanganyikabacteria bacterium, encodes the following:
- a CDS encoding flippase-like domain-containing protein, with the translated sequence MNAVVKTVLGLGISALCLWLVARNVELAAVWKVMRTASPGWLAAAVAIYLASFAFRARRWALLLAPSAPLKVRTVLPFVLVGYAGNNLLPARMGELVRTVALSRRTGVRKTAILTTVVMERLFDGLTLLMLLGALALIYPLVPWMRGVGLLASLIFGSALAFFVANLVWPRAGAAAIAALERALPPGLAARLARMYASFLEGIATLRRPGRVVGVVTLSLITWGAEAAYYYATMRAIGLEVPLHAAVMTLIVVALATIAPSAPGFIGTFQLSCVTALAAFGVGRELALGYAVLLHAAQILPVTAIGLAVAAFGRISLFGTDEEPTPASPLVAQRYRRLPMRLSVIIPVFNEVRTIEQILAKVRAVPIDKEIVLVDDGSSDGTRPILEQQRQEPGTVVIFHAHNQGKGAAIRTGIAHTTGDCVVVQDADLEYDPGEYVKLLEPLTAGTADVVYGSRFLGNPEKMSFLHWFGNKLLTVITNVLYGATLTDMETCYKVIRGDIARSIRIESDRFDFEPEITAKLLRLGHRITEVPISYHGRQFHEGKKITWKDGFAAIRALFRYRFSDLARVRIAAEAKIPQAQAAPIEDGSPAPTP
- a CDS encoding NAD(P)/FAD-dependent oxidoreductase; this encodes MKHVAVIGSGMAGLTTALRLLQHGMRVTVFERTARLGGLASAFEIGGVPLEKYYHHVFTHDDALRDLADELGVGDRLKWYPSSVATYYGGKLYPFQTPRDLLAFSPLGILDRLRVGAATVLARRYKDWESLEGRSAHDWLREQFGAAGFKVIWEPLMRKKFGAYADEVTAVWIWGKIALRGTSREKGKERELLGYMAGSFQVLSDRIGAEIRKLGGAIRLETEVSAITPEGATWTVAPAGERFDAVVLATPPRVVTRLLEPVLPPGEFKAFSSLKSVGAIVSVLELDRPLTRYYWTNVNDYELPFGGVIEHTNLLPAADYGGSHIVYLSRYMPTHEPFWEFSNQEVLDASLPHLVKLNPAFERSWVKNAWVFREAYTQPVIERHYPRHRPPLASELPGLYFGNMHHINPEDRGMNYAIALGDRIARSIIGTARLTLRDAEPIASA